One window of the Endomicrobium proavitum genome contains the following:
- the rpmA gene encoding 50S ribosomal protein L27 gives MAHTKAQGSSTNGRDSHGQRLGVKIYGDQKAQAGAIIVRQRGTKYHPGINVGMGKDNTIFAKIAGTVKFTKKAGDKTYVNIEA, from the coding sequence ATGGCACATACAAAAGCACAAGGCTCATCTACCAACGGTCGCGATTCGCACGGTCAACGACTCGGCGTTAAAATATACGGGGATCAAAAAGCTCAGGCAGGCGCAATTATCGTCCGCCAGAGAGGCACTAAATATCACCCCGGAATCAACGTAGGCATGGGTAAAGACAATACAATTTTTGCGAAAATCGCGGGAACCGTAAAATTTACCAAAAAAGCCGGCGACAAAACTTACGTAAACATAGAAGCATAA
- the rplU gene encoding 50S ribosomal protein L21, which yields MYAIVKTGGKQYKVEVGNVLAVEKLNEAEVGKEVVLDEVLFVADGDKATIGKPTVSGASVVAKVKSQKRAPKVLVFKRRPKKGYKKLQGHRQYITELEITSIKAN from the coding sequence ATGTATGCAATTGTAAAAACTGGCGGAAAACAGTACAAAGTTGAAGTAGGAAACGTTTTGGCGGTTGAGAAACTCAACGAAGCCGAAGTGGGAAAAGAAGTTGTTCTTGACGAAGTTTTATTTGTTGCCGACGGAGACAAAGCTACCATAGGAAAACCTACGGTTAGCGGCGCAAGCGTTGTTGCAAAAGTAAAATCCCAGAAAAGAGCTCCTAAAGTTTTGGTTTTCAAAAGAAGACCAAAAAAAGGTTATAAAAAGCTTCAGGGACATCGTCAATACATAACGGAATTGGAAATAACAAGCATTAAAGCAAATTAA